A part of Abyssibacter profundi genomic DNA contains:
- a CDS encoding vWA domain-containing protein, translated as MIQLLWPWWLAALPLPWLMLRWAPPVRSGQAVHLPIHAELAQAAAADTQRRRRLNARQLAAGLVWALLVFAACRPVWLGEPIRLPTSGRDLMLAVDVSGSMEEADMEVAGRRVNRLRAVQSVATDFIQRRTGDRVGLILFGDRAYVYSPLSLDRETVATLLGDALVGLAGQKTAIGDAIGLAAKRLQDSPAKERVLVLLTDGVNTAGELEPDKAAELAATLGIRIHTIGFGGGTRALGGFFQIQQAQIDERQLQHIAEQTGGRYFRARDTDELEAIYRLLDDIEPVEVDALSVRPQDELFLWPLAAAGLLATTLLLLRRWREQRGARA; from the coding sequence ATGATTCAGCTGCTCTGGCCCTGGTGGTTGGCCGCTCTGCCCCTGCCGTGGCTGATGCTGCGTTGGGCACCGCCGGTACGAAGCGGACAGGCCGTGCACCTGCCCATCCACGCTGAACTGGCCCAAGCGGCGGCGGCCGATACGCAGCGCCGGCGACGCTTGAATGCCCGTCAGCTGGCCGCCGGTCTGGTCTGGGCGCTGCTGGTGTTCGCGGCCTGCCGGCCGGTGTGGCTGGGCGAACCGATCCGGTTGCCCACCAGCGGACGGGACCTGATGCTTGCGGTGGACGTCTCTGGCTCCATGGAGGAGGCGGACATGGAGGTAGCCGGCCGGCGGGTGAACCGGCTGCGGGCCGTGCAATCGGTGGCCACGGATTTCATCCAACGACGGACCGGTGATCGGGTCGGACTCATTCTGTTCGGTGACCGCGCTTACGTTTACTCACCGCTTAGCCTTGACCGCGAAACCGTCGCCACCCTGCTCGGCGACGCCCTGGTGGGTCTGGCCGGACAGAAAACCGCCATCGGCGATGCCATTGGCCTGGCGGCCAAGCGGCTGCAGGACAGCCCTGCCAAGGAACGTGTGCTGGTCCTGCTCACCGATGGCGTCAACACGGCGGGTGAACTCGAGCCGGACAAGGCGGCCGAACTCGCGGCCACGCTGGGCATCCGCATTCACACCATCGGTTTCGGAGGCGGGACACGCGCCCTGGGCGGCTTCTTCCAGATCCAGCAGGCGCAGATCGACGAGCGGCAGCTCCAGCACATCGCCGAACAAACGGGCGGACGTTATTTCCGCGCACGCGACACCGATGAGCTGGAGGCGATTTATCGTTTGCTAGACGATATCGAACCCGTGGAGGTCGATGCCCTGAGTGTCCGACCGCAGGACGAACTGTTTCTGTGGCCACTCGCGGCAGCCGGTTTGCTGGCGACGACCTTGCTCCTGCTCCGCCGCTGGCGAGAGCAACGCGGGGCACGGGCATGA
- a CDS encoding DUF4381 domain-containing protein, which produces MNPGTTPDPLAQLRGLHPPPDPSAWPLAPGWWLLALLVLLAGLGLIWLIRWWRRPTARRLALRELQRLQNCRQHDDFHDQLAAWWRRCAMARDGQQVAGLTGDRWKQQLQQAAPEVDISSVHRDLFEARYEPQPGTQTDARQLLEISRRWAREALR; this is translated from the coding sequence ATGAATCCCGGCACGACTCCAGATCCTCTGGCCCAGCTGCGTGGCCTGCACCCACCTCCAGACCCCAGCGCATGGCCGCTGGCACCCGGCTGGTGGCTCCTCGCATTGCTGGTGCTACTGGCCGGCCTGGGACTGATCTGGCTGATTCGCTGGTGGCGTCGCCCAACCGCCCGGCGCCTGGCCTTGCGCGAACTCCAGCGCCTGCAGAACTGCCGGCAGCACGACGACTTTCATGACCAGCTCGCAGCTTGGTGGCGGCGATGTGCCATGGCACGTGATGGTCAGCAGGTGGCCGGCCTGACAGGTGATCGCTGGAAACAGCAGCTACAGCAGGCCGCCCCCGAGGTGGATATCAGCTCGGTCCACAGAGACCTGTTTGAAGCCCGCTACGAGCCGCAGCCAGGCACTCAAACCGATGCCCGGCAGCTGCTGGAGATCAGTCGCCGCTGGGCACGCGAGGCACTGCGATGA
- a CDS encoding DUF58 domain-containing protein, which produces MEALTGLRRQAAALDLSSRPRVMTDLAGAHASGFRGRGMEFDDYRVYQPGDDLRAMDWRVTARTGTPHVRLYHEERERPVMLCVDLRPAMWFATRGRFKSVVAAQAAALCGWAALDNRDRVGGLSFDGQRHAEIRPGGRRQLLQWLHTLADSTPAHGPVRADALSQLLRRLLRTARPGTLVGLFSDFRQLGPMESALLRKLGQRVELILGFVVDPIEQRLPPAGRYPLADETGQIRWIDTGDPHHRRRWSEQYAQRRAAAESAARSCRAHWVELSTDGEPLDALSTALGRRRQVA; this is translated from the coding sequence ATGGAAGCACTGACCGGCCTGCGCCGGCAGGCCGCCGCGTTGGATTTGTCATCCCGACCACGGGTGATGACCGACTTGGCGGGGGCGCACGCATCTGGTTTCCGTGGCCGCGGCATGGAATTTGACGACTACCGCGTGTACCAGCCAGGGGATGACCTGCGGGCGATGGACTGGCGGGTGACTGCGCGAACCGGCACCCCGCACGTCCGCCTCTATCACGAAGAGCGCGAACGTCCGGTCATGCTCTGCGTGGACCTGCGCCCGGCGATGTGGTTTGCCACACGCGGTCGCTTCAAGTCGGTCGTGGCCGCCCAGGCTGCGGCCCTTTGCGGATGGGCGGCCCTGGACAACAGGGATCGTGTGGGCGGGTTGAGCTTCGATGGTCAGCGGCATGCAGAAATTCGCCCTGGTGGGCGACGCCAGCTGCTGCAATGGCTGCACACACTCGCTGACTCCACGCCGGCGCACGGCCCGGTTCGCGCGGATGCGTTGAGCCAACTCCTGCGGCGGCTGCTGCGCACCGCACGACCCGGCACGCTGGTGGGCCTGTTCAGTGATTTCCGCCAGCTCGGTCCAATGGAGTCGGCGCTATTGCGCAAGCTGGGCCAACGTGTGGAGCTGATTTTAGGCTTTGTCGTCGATCCCATTGAGCAGCGCCTGCCTCCAGCAGGACGCTACCCACTGGCCGATGAAACCGGTCAGATTCGCTGGATCGATACCGGCGATCCGCATCATCGACGTCGGTGGTCCGAGCAGTACGCGCAGCGACGGGCGGCTGCCGAATCGGCGGCGCGAAGCTGCCGCGCACACTGGGTCGAGTTGTCTACGGATGGCGAGCCACTGGATGCGCTATCAACCGCGCTTGGGCGCCGGCGTCAGGTCGCTTAG
- a CDS encoding AAA family ATPase gives MTHHAVINALREAVEARILGQTHLVERILIALLADGHLLVEGAPGLAKTTAIKTLSDHLEADFHRLQFTPDLLPSDLVGTEIFRPEQGAFEFRHGPIFHNLLLADEINRAPAKVQSALLEAMAERQVTVGQTTYALPDLFLVMATQNPIEQEGTYRLPEAQLDRFLMYVKVGYPDAGTERAILRLSRATDRKTAPPTPATRIDQASVMAMRAACLDLHLDDAVETYIVQLIQATRTPAHYGEDLARWIEFGVSPRGTLGLERCARAHAWLRDRDYVSPDDVQAIAADVLRHRILLSFEAEADGVDSDAVVNHLLERVPVA, from the coding sequence ATTCTTATCGCACTGCTGGCCGACGGTCATCTACTGGTAGAAGGGGCGCCGGGCCTGGCCAAGACCACGGCAATCAAGACGCTGTCGGATCACCTGGAGGCGGATTTCCACCGCCTGCAGTTCACGCCTGATCTGCTGCCCTCCGATCTGGTCGGCACGGAAATCTTTCGACCGGAGCAAGGGGCTTTTGAGTTTCGCCACGGCCCGATCTTCCACAACCTGCTATTAGCCGACGAGATCAACCGCGCTCCTGCAAAGGTTCAGTCAGCGCTGCTGGAGGCCATGGCTGAGCGACAGGTCACCGTGGGGCAGACCACCTACGCCCTCCCCGACCTGTTCCTGGTCATGGCCACACAAAACCCGATTGAACAGGAAGGGACTTATCGACTCCCTGAAGCCCAGCTCGATCGCTTTTTGATGTACGTGAAGGTGGGATACCCCGACGCCGGGACCGAGCGCGCAATTCTGCGACTGAGTCGGGCGACGGATCGCAAAACTGCGCCGCCGACTCCGGCGACACGGATCGACCAAGCGTCGGTTATGGCCATGCGCGCTGCCTGCCTGGACTTGCATCTGGACGACGCCGTCGAGACCTACATTGTCCAGCTCATCCAGGCCACGCGGACGCCGGCACACTACGGCGAGGACCTTGCCCGCTGGATCGAATTCGGTGTCAGTCCACGCGGAACCCTGGGCCTGGAACGTTGCGCCCGTGCCCACGCCTGGCTACGTGACCGAGACTATGTCTCTCCCGACGATGTCCAGGCCATTGCAGCCGATGTCTTACGCCATCGCATACTGCTGAGTTTCGAGGCGGAGGCCGACGGCGTCGACAGCGATGCCGTGGTCAATCACTTGCTCGAGCGTGTGCCGGTTGCCTGA